One stretch of Jiangella gansuensis DSM 44835 DNA includes these proteins:
- a CDS encoding ABC transporter transmembrane domain-containing protein → MSAKVRLLWRYARPHRAVLVVGIVLGLLGTGAELVTPMVTKSVLDGLEVSASLRGPVTLLAVLLVAGAVIGLVQAIMLGQLAERIILAARTGMVRHLLRTRVTELGNRSPGEMVTRVTSDTMLIREATTSSIVNAVNGLVGLVGALVFMAYLDWVLLATTLGVIVVVGGLAGALMPRLAKAQQEAQEEVGALGGRLEGVLRALRTVKAARAEDRETDRISGHARRSAEKSIRAVKIEAWAWTITGGGINLAVMLILGIGAYRVSAGEMTVTALVAFLLYAFQLMMPVMLLTMSLTAIQSGLAAAARIAEIDGLAVETDPPTTTASAPTRGGPTDAAPTTLELHDVVYRYAPDADPALDGVSLSIPRRGHTAIIGPSGAGKTTVFSLLLKFLQPQRGEILLDGRPFADWTLADLRGRIAYVEQDTPLVPGTLRENLTYAAPGAGDDTVWAALDVVRLADRVRALEHGLDTEVSPTTMSGGERQRVALARALVSDAELLLLDEATAQLDGLSEAAVAEGIRRQAEKGAVVTIAHRLSTVVDADQIVLMEAGRVRAVGTHPQLLEADELYRELVAALRINVAAAEPPVEEPSAV, encoded by the coding sequence ATGTCCGCCAAGGTCAGGCTGCTGTGGCGCTACGCCCGGCCGCACCGTGCGGTGCTGGTGGTCGGCATCGTGCTCGGCCTGCTCGGCACCGGTGCCGAGCTGGTAACGCCCATGGTCACCAAGAGCGTGCTCGACGGCCTGGAGGTGTCGGCGTCGCTGCGCGGGCCGGTCACCCTGCTGGCGGTTCTGCTGGTGGCGGGCGCCGTCATCGGGCTCGTGCAGGCGATCATGCTCGGCCAGCTCGCCGAGCGGATCATCCTGGCCGCCCGCACCGGCATGGTCCGGCACCTGCTGCGCACCAGGGTCACCGAGCTGGGCAACCGCAGCCCGGGCGAGATGGTCACCCGCGTCACGTCGGACACCATGCTGATCCGCGAGGCCACCACGTCCAGCATCGTCAACGCCGTCAACGGGCTGGTCGGCCTGGTCGGCGCGCTGGTATTCATGGCCTACCTGGACTGGGTGCTCCTGGCGACGACCCTCGGCGTCATCGTCGTCGTCGGCGGGTTGGCCGGCGCCTTGATGCCACGGCTGGCCAAGGCCCAGCAGGAGGCACAGGAGGAGGTCGGAGCGCTGGGCGGCCGCCTGGAGGGCGTGCTGCGGGCGCTGCGCACGGTCAAGGCCGCCCGGGCCGAGGACCGCGAGACCGACCGCATCTCCGGCCACGCCCGCCGCTCGGCCGAGAAGAGCATCCGCGCGGTCAAGATCGAAGCGTGGGCCTGGACCATCACCGGCGGGGGCATCAACCTTGCGGTCATGCTGATCCTCGGCATCGGCGCATACCGCGTGTCGGCCGGCGAGATGACGGTGACGGCGCTGGTGGCGTTCCTGCTCTACGCGTTCCAGCTGATGATGCCAGTGATGTTGCTGACCATGAGCCTGACGGCCATCCAGTCCGGTCTCGCGGCCGCCGCACGCATCGCCGAGATCGACGGCCTCGCCGTCGAGACCGACCCGCCGACGACGACGGCGTCCGCGCCGACCCGTGGCGGGCCCACCGACGCCGCCCCGACGACGCTCGAACTCCACGACGTCGTCTACCGGTACGCGCCCGACGCCGACCCCGCGCTCGACGGCGTTTCGCTCAGCATTCCGCGCCGCGGGCACACCGCCATCATCGGGCCGTCCGGTGCCGGCAAGACGACGGTGTTCTCGCTGCTGCTGAAGTTCCTGCAGCCACAGCGCGGCGAGATCCTGCTCGACGGCCGGCCGTTCGCCGACTGGACCCTCGCCGACCTGCGCGGCCGCATCGCCTACGTCGAACAGGACACCCCGCTGGTCCCGGGCACGCTGCGCGAGAACCTGACCTACGCCGCCCCCGGCGCCGGCGACGACACCGTCTGGGCCGCGCTCGACGTGGTCCGGCTGGCCGACCGGGTCCGCGCGCTCGAGCACGGCCTGGACACCGAGGTGTCACCCACCACCATGTCCGGCGGGGAACGGCAGCGGGTGGCGCTGGCCAGGGCCTTGGTGTCCGACGCCGAGCTGCTGCTGCTCGACGAGGCCACCGCCCAGTTGGACGGGCTCAGCGAGGCGGCCGTGGCCGAGGGCATCCGGCGGCAGGCCGAGAAGGGCGCCGTCGTCACCATTGCGCACCGGCTGTCCACCGTGGTCGACGCCGACCAGATCGTGCTCATGGAGGCCGGCCGGGTCCGCGCCGTCGGCACCCACCCGCAGCTGCTGGAGGCCGACGAGCTCTACCGCGAGCTGGTGGCGGCGCTGCGGATCAACGTCGCGGCGGCCGAGCCACCGGTCGAGGAGCCCAGCGCCGTCTGA
- a CDS encoding sigma-70 family RNA polymerase sigma factor: protein MAAAAPKAGNASTSRRRQARSDGEPDLVGRYLAQLGSTPLLSAAEEVELAKRIEVGVYAEQLLAGTVPTKRKLTGKHRAQLEALVRDGQSARDHMIRANLRLVVSVARKLSGRGLPFLDVIQEGNLGLIRAVEKFDYAKGFKFSTYATWWIRQAIQRGLAEQTRTVRLPVHVSETVAKLHRIDRDLQRLLGRDPTVEEVAEEAGLPPEKVVELRRVSRDPLSLDTPIGDDGESSIGELIEDDDAVQASDLVERRALSEQLRSVLDSLPTREAKIIGMRYGLVDGHEHTLQDVADEVGVSRERVRQLEKHALMLLRDPRRNEALMAWAS, encoded by the coding sequence ATGGCAGCTGCTGCACCCAAGGCCGGTAACGCGAGCACGTCGCGGCGCAGGCAGGCGCGCTCCGATGGCGAGCCTGACCTGGTCGGTCGGTACCTGGCGCAGCTCGGTTCCACCCCGCTGCTGTCCGCGGCCGAAGAGGTCGAGCTGGCCAAGCGCATCGAGGTCGGCGTCTACGCCGAGCAGCTCCTGGCCGGCACCGTGCCCACCAAGCGCAAGCTCACCGGGAAGCACCGCGCCCAGCTCGAGGCCCTGGTCCGTGACGGCCAGTCCGCCCGCGACCACATGATCCGCGCCAACCTGCGCCTGGTCGTGTCGGTCGCACGAAAGCTGTCCGGCCGCGGGCTGCCCTTCCTCGACGTCATCCAGGAAGGGAACCTGGGGCTTATCCGCGCGGTCGAGAAGTTCGACTACGCCAAGGGATTCAAGTTCTCCACCTACGCCACGTGGTGGATCCGGCAGGCCATCCAGCGCGGCCTGGCCGAGCAGACCCGCACCGTGCGGCTGCCGGTGCACGTGTCCGAGACAGTCGCCAAGCTGCACCGCATCGACCGCGACCTGCAGCGGCTGCTGGGCCGCGACCCGACGGTCGAGGAGGTCGCCGAGGAGGCCGGACTGCCGCCCGAGAAGGTGGTCGAACTGCGCCGGGTCTCCCGCGACCCGCTCAGCCTCGACACCCCCATCGGCGACGACGGCGAGTCCAGCATCGGCGAGCTGATCGAGGACGACGACGCCGTCCAGGCCAGCGACCTGGTCGAGCGGCGGGCGCTGAGCGAGCAGCTGCGTAGCGTCCTGGACTCCCTGCCCACCCGCGAGGCGAAGATCATCGGGATGCGGTACGGACTGGTCGACGGGCACGAGCACACCCTGCAGGACGTCGCCGACGAGGTCGGCGTGTCCCGCGAGCGGGTGCGGCAGCTGGAGAAGCACGCGCTGATGCTGCTGCGCGACCCGCGGCGCAACGAGGCGCTGATGGCCTGGGCCAGCTGA
- a CDS encoding alpha-mannosidase, which yields MTEPDIVLVPHTHWDREWYEPFQVFRFKLVDVVDDVIARAEADPAFRFTLDGQFAAVEDYLAIRPENRSRVAALVASGQLSVGPWLILLDEFLCSGETIVRNLELGWQGATALGGAMPVGYLPDMFGHTAQMPQILARAGIQHAALWRGAPGALATHGFRWEAPDGSAVRVEYLFDGYGNALDVFALPERLGEAVAAYREETRSWYGDHPVLGMLGTDHSAPRPDLMDLVRGPGGRGLAVAGLAEYVTRFRPDDPSLPVVVGELRSHARGNILPGVISIRVGLKQAMARAERVVGEAEALAAQYDAATPGERYRFFDLAWRRIVECTAHDSVTGCGVDETADQVAARLAEAAQIGRAVRSGVLSTMATTVPSDAHLVVNTVPWPRTVLVELDVAAPDPAAPVTAVTAGGTAVAVQELGRSETTLGDEKLAAGDLEKVLRRIHGRELFGQQIEHYTVRPGALDFAVATVPSTPDFDLAALRSELSAAAEAEPGGWRVRTVAEQRRRVLVAVPLDASGQTAVRVTQEAAATGESRPAESVAVVNGHVLESADVRVEVAEDGTLEVRGPDGTTLSGVGRLVSGGDRGDSYNYGPPAGDVLVDTPSSVRVTVDEPGPLRGVLRVVRRYDWPSSLSEDADARSAATVPVEVTTLVELRAGEPFVRLDVSFVNPARDHRVRLHVPLPEPVTESAADGQFAVTARGLTSEGGWGEYPLPTFPASAFVSAGAATVLLDHVTEYELTGDGTDLALTLLRAVGWMSVNLHPLRDEPAGSQFEVPGAQYVGEQVRARLAVVPRAGGWGPARAPRLAEEFRHDPLTVAGTAPAGGALPPSSAGISVGGPGVVTSSIRSRDGEIEVRMVAMSAAPTTAMVAGPFTAATRTDLLGRALEPLTVTGGHLDVALGPWEIATLRLS from the coding sequence ATGACGGAGCCCGACATCGTCCTGGTCCCGCACACCCACTGGGACCGCGAATGGTACGAGCCGTTCCAGGTGTTCCGGTTCAAACTGGTGGACGTCGTCGACGACGTCATCGCCCGGGCCGAGGCGGATCCTGCGTTCCGGTTCACGCTGGACGGGCAGTTCGCCGCGGTCGAGGACTACCTGGCGATCCGGCCGGAAAACCGGTCCCGGGTCGCCGCTCTGGTGGCGAGCGGGCAGCTGAGCGTCGGGCCATGGCTCATCCTGCTCGATGAGTTCCTCTGCTCCGGCGAGACCATCGTGCGCAACCTCGAGCTGGGCTGGCAGGGGGCGACGGCCCTCGGCGGGGCCATGCCGGTGGGGTACCTGCCGGACATGTTCGGCCATACGGCACAGATGCCGCAGATCCTGGCCCGCGCCGGGATCCAGCACGCGGCCCTGTGGCGCGGCGCTCCAGGTGCCCTGGCCACTCACGGCTTCCGCTGGGAGGCGCCCGACGGCAGCGCCGTGCGGGTGGAGTACCTGTTCGACGGATACGGCAATGCGCTGGACGTGTTCGCGCTGCCGGAGCGGCTGGGTGAGGCGGTGGCGGCGTACCGCGAGGAGACCCGGTCCTGGTACGGCGACCACCCGGTGCTCGGCATGCTGGGCACGGACCATTCCGCGCCCCGCCCGGACCTGATGGACCTGGTGCGTGGGCCGGGTGGACGTGGGCTCGCCGTGGCCGGCCTGGCCGAGTACGTCACCCGGTTCCGGCCCGACGACCCGAGCCTGCCGGTGGTCGTCGGCGAACTGCGCAGCCACGCCCGCGGCAACATCCTGCCCGGGGTCATCTCCATCCGGGTCGGCCTGAAGCAGGCGATGGCGCGGGCCGAGCGGGTGGTCGGCGAGGCCGAAGCGCTGGCCGCCCAGTACGACGCCGCGACGCCGGGGGAGCGCTACCGGTTCTTCGACCTGGCCTGGCGGCGCATCGTCGAGTGCACCGCGCACGACTCCGTCACCGGTTGCGGCGTCGACGAGACCGCCGACCAGGTGGCGGCGCGACTGGCCGAGGCCGCCCAGATCGGCCGGGCGGTCCGCAGCGGCGTGCTGAGCACGATGGCGACCACGGTGCCGTCGGACGCGCACCTGGTGGTCAACACCGTCCCGTGGCCGCGCACCGTGCTGGTGGAGCTCGACGTCGCCGCACCTGATCCGGCGGCGCCGGTGACGGCGGTCACGGCGGGCGGCACCGCGGTTGCGGTGCAGGAACTCGGGCGCTCGGAGACGACGCTCGGCGACGAAAAGCTGGCCGCGGGCGACCTGGAGAAGGTGCTGCGCCGCATCCACGGTCGCGAGCTGTTCGGCCAGCAGATCGAGCACTACACGGTGCGGCCCGGCGCACTGGACTTCGCCGTCGCGACGGTGCCGTCGACGCCCGATTTCGACCTCGCCGCGCTGCGCTCGGAGCTGTCCGCCGCGGCCGAGGCCGAGCCGGGCGGCTGGCGGGTGCGCACGGTCGCCGAGCAACGCCGCCGGGTGTTGGTCGCGGTCCCACTGGACGCGTCCGGGCAGACGGCGGTGCGGGTGACGCAGGAGGCCGCGGCCACGGGGGAGTCGCGGCCGGCTGAGAGCGTTGCCGTCGTCAATGGCCATGTCCTGGAGTCCGCGGACGTGCGGGTCGAGGTCGCCGAGGACGGCACGCTGGAGGTTCGCGGCCCCGACGGCACCACCTTGAGCGGAGTGGGCCGGCTGGTGTCCGGCGGCGACCGTGGCGACAGCTACAACTACGGCCCGCCGGCCGGCGACGTTCTCGTGGACACGCCGTCGTCGGTGCGCGTGACCGTGGACGAGCCCGGCCCGCTCCGCGGTGTGCTGCGCGTGGTGCGCCGCTACGACTGGCCGTCGTCGCTGTCCGAGGACGCCGACGCCCGGTCGGCGGCCACCGTGCCGGTCGAGGTCACGACGCTGGTGGAACTACGTGCGGGTGAGCCGTTCGTCCGGCTCGACGTGTCCTTCGTCAACCCGGCCCGCGACCACCGGGTGCGGTTGCACGTGCCGCTGCCGGAGCCCGTGACTGAGTCGGCGGCCGACGGGCAGTTCGCGGTCACCGCCCGCGGCCTGACGTCGGAGGGCGGCTGGGGCGAGTATCCCCTTCCGACGTTCCCGGCCTCGGCGTTCGTGTCCGCGGGTGCCGCGACCGTGCTGCTCGACCACGTCACCGAGTACGAGCTCACCGGCGACGGAACCGACCTCGCGCTGACACTGCTGCGGGCCGTCGGCTGGATGAGCGTCAACCTGCACCCGCTGCGCGACGAGCCGGCAGGCTCGCAGTTCGAGGTGCCGGGCGCCCAGTACGTGGGCGAACAGGTGCGCGCCCGGCTGGCGGTCGTGCCGCGCGCCGGCGGCTGGGGACCGGCGCGGGCTCCGCGGCTGGCGGAGGAGTTCCGGCACGACCCGCTCACCGTCGCGGGGACGGCGCCGGCGGGTGGTGCGCTGCCGCCGTCGTCAGCGGGGATCTCCGTCGGTGGGCCGGGCGTGGTGACGTCGTCGATCCGCAGCCGCGACGGCGAGATCGAGGTGCGGATGGTCGCGATGTCCGCCGCGCCGACGACGGCGATGGTGGCCGGCCCGTTCACCGCCGCCACCCGCACCGACCTGCTCGGCCGCGCCTTGGAGCCGTTGACCGTCACCGGCGGGCACCTCGACGTCGCGCTCGGACCCTGGGAGATCGCGACGCTGCGCCTCAGCTGA
- a CDS encoding ester cyclase, with protein sequence MTTSPGDPDPGIAAAVNTQVLEDQVAAINERDATRFAAFYSEDAVVRDPQYPEPLVGRAAVANDSKIFFTAFPDLRAEVTCMVASGATLAAEMTIEGTHTGPLTLPSGEVPPTGRLLKFAMAFFARIDNQGLIVDERRYYDVADQLEQLGLGT encoded by the coding sequence ATGACCACCTCGCCCGGCGACCCGGACCCAGGCATTGCCGCTGCCGTCAACACCCAAGTCCTCGAGGATCAGGTCGCTGCCATCAACGAGCGGGATGCCACTCGGTTCGCTGCCTTCTACAGTGAAGATGCCGTCGTCCGCGACCCCCAGTACCCAGAACCGCTGGTAGGGCGGGCCGCGGTGGCGAACGATTCCAAGATCTTCTTCACCGCGTTCCCGGACTTGCGGGCCGAGGTGACGTGCATGGTCGCCAGCGGAGCCACCCTTGCGGCAGAGATGACCATCGAGGGCACCCACACCGGCCCGCTGACATTGCCTTCCGGGGAAGTCCCACCCACCGGCAGGCTCCTGAAGTTCGCGATGGCGTTCTTCGCACGTATCGACAACCAGGGCCTGATCGTCGACGAGCGGCGCTACTACGACGTCGCGGACCAGCTCGAACAGCTCGGGCTCGGCACGTAG
- a CDS encoding sugar phosphate isomerase/epimerase family protein, with amino-acid sequence MKGIAGAPVSFGVFELTADQPLPEPEEILAPLRDLGYDGVDLGPVGWLGRGDELRRRLTTYGLTLVGGWVDLPFTDDDAFRAALPVLDDALEVFVAAAEVDPSRPPLPTLADAGDERRRANPGGAAPGLSLDEKGWDRLTANVATAARRVRDAGLEPTFHHHACTYVETPAEIDEFLARTDVGLTFDSGHLLIGGGDPVEGWRRWGKRINHLHLKDARTDVLDQVVREKAGMRAVWERRAFVELGAGDLDVDGFMGAVQDSGFDGWLVVEQDVMPSPSDPPGRVIEDQRANREALRRWFP; translated from the coding sequence ATGAAGGGGATTGCGGGCGCTCCGGTGAGCTTCGGGGTCTTCGAGCTGACAGCGGACCAACCGCTCCCGGAACCGGAGGAGATCCTCGCGCCGCTGCGCGACCTCGGGTACGACGGCGTGGACCTCGGCCCGGTCGGCTGGCTGGGCCGAGGTGACGAGCTGCGGCGCCGGCTGACGACGTACGGCCTCACCCTCGTCGGCGGCTGGGTGGACCTGCCGTTCACCGACGACGACGCGTTCCGTGCCGCGCTGCCGGTGCTCGACGACGCGCTCGAGGTGTTCGTGGCGGCCGCCGAGGTCGACCCGTCGCGTCCGCCGCTGCCCACCCTCGCCGACGCCGGCGACGAGCGCCGCCGGGCCAACCCGGGCGGTGCGGCGCCCGGCCTCAGCCTGGACGAGAAGGGCTGGGACCGGCTCACGGCGAACGTCGCCACCGCGGCCCGCCGGGTCCGTGACGCCGGACTGGAGCCCACCTTCCACCACCACGCCTGCACCTATGTCGAGACGCCGGCGGAGATCGACGAGTTCCTGGCCCGCACGGACGTGGGCCTCACGTTCGACAGCGGCCACCTGCTCATCGGTGGCGGCGACCCGGTCGAGGGCTGGCGGCGCTGGGGCAAGCGGATCAACCACCTGCATCTCAAGGACGCCCGCACCGACGTGCTCGACCAGGTGGTGCGCGAGAAGGCCGGCATGCGGGCCGTTTGGGAACGGCGCGCATTCGTCGAGCTCGGCGCCGGTGACCTCGACGTCGACGGCTTCATGGGAGCCGTCCAGGACAGCGGCTTCGACGGCTGGCTGGTCGTCGAGCAGGACGTGATGCCGTCGCCGTCCGACCCGCCCGGCCGGGTGATCGAGGACCAGCGGGCGAACCGCGAGGCGCTGCGGCGGTGGTTCCCGTGA
- a CDS encoding TetR/AcrR family transcriptional regulator, whose protein sequence is MTTQADSGVRQRTRRAILDAAAAAWARDWSTSLGDIADRAEVSRSTLHRYFPERQALVDALLIDAQDVLDRLWVDATAASASPIESIENIMMAIAGEADRIVFLFTDPGRFAGNPNWRTDDSDDDMVDLVRAAQGDGTVDPDVDAEFAVGVVYSLVYVAAEAAASGRMPRHKAAELAVRTFRYGLSPRP, encoded by the coding sequence ATGACGACGCAGGCGGATTCCGGTGTGCGCCAACGCACCCGGCGGGCCATCCTCGACGCGGCGGCCGCTGCGTGGGCCCGCGACTGGTCGACCTCGCTGGGCGACATCGCCGACCGTGCCGAGGTCAGCCGCAGCACCTTGCACCGCTACTTCCCGGAGCGGCAGGCGCTGGTGGACGCGCTGCTGATCGACGCCCAGGACGTCCTGGACCGGCTATGGGTCGACGCCACCGCAGCCTCCGCGTCGCCCATCGAATCGATCGAGAACATCATGATGGCCATCGCCGGGGAGGCCGACCGCATCGTCTTCCTCTTCACCGATCCCGGCCGGTTCGCCGGAAACCCGAACTGGCGCACCGACGACTCCGATGACGACATGGTCGACCTCGTGCGCGCGGCCCAGGGGGACGGCACCGTCGACCCGGACGTCGACGCCGAGTTCGCCGTCGGCGTCGTGTACTCGCTGGTCTACGTCGCCGCCGAGGCCGCCGCCTCGGGCCGGATGCCGCGCCACAAGGCCGCCGAGCTCGCCGTCCGCACCTTCCGCTACGGCCTCTCGCCCCGCCCTTGA
- a CDS encoding CehA/McbA family metallohydrolase gives MTVSSARFDRRIGPDDRAESPYLELPFEVRPGTSSVHVTLQYDSAAGVIDMGCVGPGGWRGWSGGARSRFTITPDAATPGYLPGEPEPGVWAVVLGLHRVPAARLSVSVTVTLDDPAAPLDPEPAPPPVPQRPPRRALPADTGLTWLACDFHAHTLHSDGSLGVAELAATAVSAGLDVLAVTDHNTVSHHASLPSVGSRYGVTLLPGQEVTTDRGHANAFGPIPWVDFRQPAASWVPFVAANDGLLSINHPLAADCAWHHPLDQRPPLAEIFHWSWLDRTWTGPLAWWTAWGLSTVPIGGSDFHTPAENRPLGAPLTWVASRSPDVADVLDALRAGRTAVAWAADAPVLLRVDGELVAVGADGLLLADVWGRRRPVHGDLARFPAADGPHRLETPLAAVVALTP, from the coding sequence ATGACGGTGTCGTCGGCGCGGTTCGACCGGCGGATCGGACCGGACGACCGCGCGGAGTCGCCGTACCTCGAGCTGCCGTTCGAGGTGCGGCCGGGGACGTCGTCCGTACACGTGACGCTGCAGTACGACAGCGCGGCAGGCGTGATCGACATGGGGTGCGTAGGCCCCGGCGGATGGCGAGGCTGGTCCGGCGGGGCGCGGTCGCGCTTCACCATCACGCCGGACGCGGCCACGCCCGGCTACCTGCCCGGCGAGCCCGAGCCCGGCGTCTGGGCGGTGGTGCTCGGGCTGCACCGGGTTCCCGCGGCCAGGCTGTCGGTGTCGGTGACCGTGACGCTGGACGACCCCGCGGCACCGCTGGACCCCGAACCGGCCCCGCCGCCCGTACCCCAGCGCCCGCCCCGCCGCGCCCTGCCGGCCGATACCGGACTGACCTGGTTGGCCTGCGACTTCCATGCACACACCCTGCACTCCGACGGGTCGCTGGGGGTGGCGGAACTGGCGGCGACGGCCGTCTCCGCCGGACTGGACGTACTGGCGGTCACCGACCACAACACCGTCAGCCACCATGCCTCGCTGCCGTCTGTGGGTTCGCGGTACGGGGTGACGCTGCTGCCCGGGCAGGAGGTGACGACCGACCGCGGCCATGCCAACGCCTTCGGCCCCATCCCGTGGGTGGACTTCCGCCAGCCGGCGGCGTCGTGGGTTCCCTTTGTCGCCGCGAACGACGGCCTGCTCTCGATCAACCACCCTCTCGCCGCCGACTGCGCCTGGCACCACCCGCTCGACCAGCGCCCACCGCTCGCGGAGATCTTCCACTGGTCGTGGCTGGACCGCACCTGGACCGGACCGCTGGCCTGGTGGACGGCGTGGGGGCTGTCGACCGTGCCGATCGGCGGCTCCGACTTCCACACCCCCGCCGAGAACCGGCCCCTGGGCGCCCCGCTGACGTGGGTGGCTTCGCGCTCACCGGACGTGGCCGACGTGCTGGACGCGCTACGGGCCGGCCGGACGGCGGTGGCCTGGGCCGCGGACGCCCCCGTACTGCTGCGGGTGGACGGCGAACTGGTCGCCGTCGGTGCCGACGGCCTGCTGCTCGCCGACGTCTGGGGCCGGCGGCGCCCGGTCCACGGCGACCTGGCCCGCTTCCCCGCCGCCGACGGCCCGCACCGCCTGGAAACCCCCTTGGCCGCCGTCGTGGCACTCACTCCGTAG
- a CDS encoding ATP-binding cassette domain-containing protein, with amino-acid sequence MADVETPLIEMDKVGKHYGAIQALTDVSMTVRAGEITCVLGDNGAGKSTLIKIMSGLHQHTAGVMRVDGEETVFGSPREALDRGIATVYQDLAVVSLMEVWRNFFLGSEIRRGIGPVKMLDTDGMRRTAREELAKMGIELADIDQPIGELSGGQRQCVAIARAVYFGARVLILDEPTAALGVKQSGVVLKYTARARDAGLGVVFITHNPHHAFLVGDHFIVLKRGRMNLDCRRSEITLDQLTQEMAGGDELGTLAHELRR; translated from the coding sequence ATGGCCGACGTGGAGACCCCGCTCATCGAGATGGACAAGGTCGGCAAGCACTACGGCGCCATCCAGGCGCTGACCGACGTGTCGATGACCGTGCGTGCCGGCGAGATCACCTGCGTGCTGGGCGACAACGGCGCGGGCAAGTCGACGCTGATCAAGATCATGTCAGGGCTGCACCAGCACACCGCCGGGGTGATGCGGGTCGACGGCGAGGAGACGGTGTTCGGCTCGCCCCGCGAGGCTCTGGACCGCGGCATCGCGACGGTCTACCAGGACCTCGCGGTCGTGTCGCTGATGGAGGTGTGGCGCAACTTCTTCCTCGGCTCCGAGATCCGCCGCGGCATCGGGCCGGTCAAGATGCTCGACACCGACGGTATGCGGCGCACCGCCCGCGAGGAGCTGGCCAAGATGGGCATCGAGCTGGCCGACATCGACCAGCCGATCGGTGAGCTCTCCGGCGGGCAGCGCCAGTGCGTGGCGATCGCCAGGGCGGTCTACTTCGGCGCCCGGGTGCTGATCCTCGACGAGCCGACCGCCGCGCTGGGCGTCAAGCAGTCCGGGGTGGTGCTCAAGTACACCGCGCGGGCCCGCGACGCCGGTCTGGGCGTGGTGTTCATCACCCACAACCCGCACCACGCGTTCCTCGTCGGCGACCACTTCATCGTGCTGAAACGGGGCCGGATGAACCTGGACTGCCGCCGCTCGGAGATCACCTTGGACCAGCTAACGCAGGAGATGGCCGGCGGCGACGAGCTGGGCACGCTGGCTCACGAGCTGCGCCGCTGA
- a CDS encoding Gfo/Idh/MocA family protein translates to MTERVRIAVAGLGAVAQSVHLPLITRRWDLFELAAVCDLSPSLRDAVGDQYGVPAERRYADVGTMLAEAEIDGVVLLTSGSHGDAALRALSHGVAVFCEKPLAYTLAEADVLAEAEAALGRPALLLAYMKEHDEAVWRLADLLAGVDGVRAVEVCVLHPTGASQLDFANLRPAPADVDPKALARVRADSEGLLDTAIGAGTPQRLRDLYANVVLGSLVHDTSLLRTLFGGLVAVDGARAWPDDAFPPSVEVDGWLPGTVRARMSWHYLPDYPAYEESLVVHHAGGSLRLTFGTPYVVNNPTRLEAVSRPENAAAGGVVRSEFVSTDESFENELVDFHRMVTEGQRPRAGVAEGRADILTSQRILRALAGDDTLTGEAAKS, encoded by the coding sequence GTGACCGAGCGGGTGCGGATCGCCGTCGCCGGCCTCGGCGCCGTCGCGCAATCCGTGCACCTGCCGCTCATCACCCGCCGGTGGGATCTGTTCGAGCTGGCCGCGGTCTGTGACCTGTCGCCGTCGCTGCGCGACGCGGTCGGCGACCAGTACGGCGTCCCCGCCGAGCGCCGGTACGCCGACGTCGGCACCATGCTCGCCGAGGCCGAGATCGACGGCGTCGTGCTGCTCACGTCCGGCTCGCACGGCGACGCCGCACTGCGGGCCCTGAGCCACGGTGTCGCCGTCTTCTGCGAGAAGCCGCTGGCTTACACCCTCGCCGAGGCCGACGTGCTGGCCGAGGCCGAAGCCGCGCTGGGCCGCCCTGCGCTGCTGCTGGCGTACATGAAGGAGCACGACGAAGCCGTCTGGCGGCTGGCCGACCTGCTGGCCGGCGTCGACGGCGTCCGCGCGGTCGAGGTGTGCGTGCTGCACCCGACCGGCGCATCGCAGCTGGACTTCGCCAACCTGCGGCCGGCACCGGCCGACGTCGACCCAAAGGCGCTGGCACGGGTCCGGGCGGACTCCGAAGGGCTGCTGGACACCGCGATCGGCGCCGGCACCCCGCAGCGGTTGCGCGACCTGTACGCGAACGTCGTCCTGGGCAGCCTGGTGCACGACACGTCCCTGCTGCGGACGCTGTTCGGCGGGCTGGTCGCCGTCGACGGCGCCCGCGCCTGGCCCGACGACGCGTTCCCGCCGTCGGTCGAGGTCGACGGCTGGCTGCCCGGCACCGTGCGGGCCCGGATGAGCTGGCACTACCTGCCCGACTACCCGGCGTATGAGGAGTCTCTGGTGGTGCACCACGCCGGCGGCTCGCTGCGGCTGACGTTCGGCACGCCGTACGTGGTCAACAACCCGACCCGGCTGGAGGCGGTGTCGCGGCCGGAGAACGCCGCGGCGGGCGGGGTCGTGCGGTCCGAGTTCGTCTCCACCGACGAGTCGTTCGAGAACGAACTGGTCGACTTCCACCGCATGGTGACCGAAGGTCAGCGGCCGCGAGCCGGGGTCGCCGAGGGCCGCGCCGACATCCTCACCAGCCAGCGCATCCTGCGCGCCCTGGCCGGCGACGACACCCTGACCGGGGAGGCGGCGAAGTCATGA